The following coding sequences lie in one Eremothecium sinecaudum strain ATCC 58844 chromosome IV, complete sequence genomic window:
- the HAP5 gene encoding Hap5p (Syntenic homolog of Ashbya gossypii ADR391W; Syntenic homolog of Saccharomyces cerevisiae YOR358W (HAP5)) produces the protein MNTTQPDQEDQDVFHNVSRGLVGHYREIMVQYWQELINEIEQTNEQGSQFQDDFKSHSLPLARIKKVMKTDEDVRMISAEAPILFAKACEIFITELTMRAWCIAEENKRRTLQKQDVAQALQKSDMFDFLIDIVPRRMQ, from the coding sequence ATGAATACCACCCAGCCCGACCAGGAGGATCAGGACGTGTTCCATAATGTCAGTCGTGGCCTTGTAGGTCACTACCGTGAAATAATGGTTCAATATTGGCAAGAACTTATAAACGAGATTGAACAAACCAACGAACAAGGTTCACAATTTCAAGATGACTTCAAATCTCATTCTCTACCGCTAGCACGGATAAAAAAGGTCATGAAGACAGATGAAGATGTTCGTATGATTAGTGCTGAAGCTCCTATTCTTTTCGCGAAGGCTTGCGAGATCTTTATTACCGAGCTCACTATGCGAGCCTGGTGCATCGCGGAAGAGAATAAGCGTCGAACTCTACAGAAACAAGATGTAGCTCAGGCGCTTCAAAAGTCAGATATGTTTGACTTTCTGATTGATATAGTACCCAGGCGCATGCAGTAA
- the CDC24 gene encoding Rho family guanine nucleotide exchange factor CDC24 (Syntenic homolog of Ashbya gossypii ADR388C; Syntenic homolog of Saccharomyces cerevisiae YAL041W (CDC24)): MSNNNNNSNIVVMNNNHSSAQSQVSLRSVVSNSTQHLMNKRVSEEDSLYHICLGVKKKLECLPQLKPYLNLAYASAEVASDRQALLLSQRDQHDQQQQLHQQAAITHGQGGLLSYSAGTVSTTPESEMRPASTSSSTIEDGEYQPMVSMEETVLTYSMGILPISVDCDPVTQLSKLFQQGSPLCIIFNAVKPHCKLAVVSSDDLKICKKSIYDFIMGLKLHFAFSDEELFTISDVFSNSTEQFIKVLDVVIALFDSAPQIFFKAGTSSPAPAHIGPPVPADDSDYSVDARGAPASAATTPTSVASPQPPQYMSDHDKIVKEFVETERKYVHDLEVLSKYRQQLLEHQIISSEELYMLFPNLNEIIDFQRRFLVSLEINAQVPAQRQRIGALFMHSKHFFKLYEPWSIGQNAAASFISSIFDKMQSHEFVIGNRMELQSFLLKPVQRLCRYPLLLRDLLKLSVKSKSDVNIKELQTALEISKSIARSINENQRRTENHEVVKKLYDRVVNWKGYRIAKFGELLYFDKVVISTNHSNEPEREFEVYLFEKIIILFSEVPQKKSNSRSLKIKSNSHSSSSLYLPGSVGVSSSTSSSGDTKLDLRGRIMIVNLNQIVAVDHHSINIIWESAKEQGNFILKFRNEETRDNWLSCLQSLLRQIRSESFKSNATCSTDRSSVSSPHHPHYSTASINSSLVRQINEVMPKPPSQQQSFEHEYRSISESYKNSIPESMLMLRVSFNNDFYTVLVSIDSRITDVLQQLKKKLAHAGSICKVKYQDDDGDFVMLESEDDWSVVKDMLRESKERILNVWAFV; the protein is encoded by the coding sequence ATGTcgaataataataataacagTAATATTGTTGTTATGAATAATAATCACTCTTCTGCGCAGTCGCAGGTATCGTTGCGTAGTGTGGTTTCAAACTCTACTCAGCACCTAATGAATAAGCGTGTTTCCGAGGAAGATTCTCTATACCATATCTGTCTCGGTGTCAAGAAAAAACTAGAGTGCTTACCGCAGTTGAAGCCGTATTTAAACCTAGCGTATGCTAGCGCGGAAGTTGCTAGTGATCGGCAGGCATTATTGCTATCGCAAAGGGACCAGCATGACCAACAGCAACAGTTACACCAGCAGGCGGCTATAACGCATGGTCAAGGTGGGTTGCTCTCATATTCAGCGGGCACCGTTTCTACGACTCCGGAGTCTGAGATGCGTCCTGCTTCCACCTCGAGCAGTACAATAGAAGACGGGGAGTACCAGCCGATGGTTAGTATGGAGGAGACGGTTTTGACGTATTCTATGGGTATACTCCCGATCTCGGTGGACTGCGACCCAGTTACACAGCTCTCGAAGCTTTTCCAGCAAGGTTCCCCCCTATGCATAATATTTAATGCAGTTAAGCCGCACTGCAAGCTTGCGGTAGTTTCGTCGGACGATTTGAAGATTTGCAAGAAATCTATATACGATTTTATCATGGGGTTGAAGCTGCACTTTGCGTTCAGTGACGAGGAGTTGTTTACGATTTCTGATGTTTTTTCTAATTCCACAGAGCAGTTCATTAAGGTGCTCGATGTGGTGATTGCGTTGTTTGATTCTGCGCCTCAGATATTCTTCAAGGCTGGGACCTCATCTCCTGCTCCAGCACATATTGGCCCGCCTGTGCCGGCTGATGACTCAGATTACTCTGTGGATGCTCGAGGGGCACCAGCCAGCGCAGCGACGACGCCTACATCTGTTGCTTCGCCGCAGCCACCTCAGTACATGTCGGACCACGATAAAATTGTGAAGGAGTTTGTCGAGACTGAAAGGAAGTATGTTCATGATTTGGAGGTTTTAAGCAAGTATAGACAGCAGCTCCTGGAACACCAGATTATTTCGTCGGAAGAGCTCTATATGCTTTTCCCTAATTTAAACGAAATAATCGATTTCCAGCGGCGGTTCCTTGTTTCGCTGGAGATTAATGCACAGGTGCCCGCTCAGCGGCAACGAATCGGAGCATTATTCATGCATTCTAAACATTTCTTTAAACTTTACGAACCTTGGTCCATCGGACAAAATGCTGCTGCGAGCTTTATCTCTTCTATCTTCGATAAGATGCAGTCGCATGAGTTCGTCATAGGGAACAGAATGGAGTTGCAATCGTTCCTACTAAAACCGGTACAACGTCTCTGTAGATACCCCTTGTTGCTACGCGACCTTCTCAAGTTGTCTGTGAAGTCAAAGAGTGATGTCAATATCAAGGAGTTGCAAACAGCCCTTGAAATTTCGAAGTCTATTGCTAGAAGCATAAATGAGAACCAGAGACGCACAGAGAACCACGAGGTAGTCAAAAAACTATACGACCGTGTAGTTAATTGGAAGGGCTACCGTATTGCCAAGTTTGGCGAGCTACTCTACTTTGATAAAGTAGTTATATCAACAAACCACTCGAACGAGCCCGAACGCGAATTTGAGGTCTATTTGTTTGAGAAgattattattttattcAGTGAGGTACCGCAGAAGAAATCGAATTCTAGGAGTTTAAAGATTAAGAGTAATTCTCattcctcttcttcattgtATTTGCCAGGCTCTGTTGGAGTTTCGTCTTCGACCAGTTCTAGTGGAGATACCAAGTTAGATTTAAGGGGTAGAATCATGATTGTTAATTTGAACCAGATCGTAGCAGTTGACCACCACTCGATAAATATCATATGGGAATCTGCAAAAGAGCAAGGGAATTTCATCCTAAAATTCAGGAACGAAGAAACCAGAGACAACTGGCTATCATGTCTCCAAAGCTTATTACGCCAGATACGTAGCGAATCATTCAAGTCTAATGCTACTTGTAGTACTGATCGCTCCTCTGTTTCATCACCTCACCATCCGCATTATAGCACGGCATCCATCAATAGCAGTCTGGTAAGACAAATAAACGAGGTAATGCCGAAACCTCCATCTCAACAGCAGTCTTTTGAACACGAATATAGGTCTATTTCCGAAAGTTATAAAAATTCAATTCCAGAGTCAATGCTGATGCTACGAGTATCATTTAATAATGACTTCTACACTGTTTTGGTATCTATCGACTCAAGGATCACTGATGTTTTACAGCaactgaagaagaagttggCCCATGCGGGTTCCATTTGCAAGGTCAAGTACCaagatgatgatggtgACTTTGTTATGTTAGAAAGTGAGGATGACTGGTCAGTTGTAAAGGATATGCTACGGGAGAGTAAGGAACGTATATTAAATGTTTGGGCTTTTGTATGA
- the GDS1 gene encoding Gds1p (Syntenic homolog of Ashbya gossypii ADR386W; Syntenic homolog of Saccharomyces cerevisiae YOR355W (GDS1)), with translation MSSTNSMSLTMPMSRTDSIKNSKSPMLHAGFLNEVEDIDMINGSDSSHSPSNYSMTDESDSQSPKSISDATAVHMKKSSSGSTSSSANYSGAISRMVPVTGERPKPSNSDPALNDDVLHAVFVILWEKDSEQKGMTVKQLCDLLVERHPNMANLSTKLSNLVSAKLNAYVKKVEKGEKALRYALSREWSDASPRRMVYVYRGILAPEYQQIAQAASAQQREKQQTSNSGSKFKKANNSSLQNSPTPALQQQQSIDINSTLVYERNVAAFSRNLGVSNAFSNAMYGNSDLNIPYSTSPLSMALASKMSPQDGPTKESSSNETSKRDATTAGIGPSSPQKKARTTNGSAISSPNSKNVDPSSASSQNYVTAAAAAPRLSKILPSKGVPKSNFSVVSSSTTSSPQFNTVSTPATVIAALHKAVIMQKPITVKLDISQQSEEKNIWIKTIRSGFMTQEIDSPESVTVDELDALFA, from the coding sequence ATGTCATCGACCAACTCAATGTCTTTGACAATGCCTATGTCAAGGACGGATTCAATTAAGAATTCAAAATCGCCAATGCTTCATGCAGGGTTTTTGAATGAAGTAGAAGATATTGATATGATAAATGGAAGTGATTCAAGCCATAGCCCTTCTAATTATTCAATGACAGATGAGTCTGACTCCCAGTCTCCGAAATCAATATCGGATGCAACCGCTGTACATATGAAAAAGAGTAGCTCTGGTTCCACATCGTCTTCAGCGAACTATTCAGGAGCAATATCAAGGATGGTTCCTGTGACCGGTGAAAGACCAAAACCTAGTAATTCTGATCCTGCTTTGAATGATGACGTACTTCATGCAGTCTTTGTTATACTGTGGGAGAAAGATTCAGAACAAAAGGGCATGACTGTTAAGCAACTCTGTGACTTACTAGTCGAGAGACATCCAAACATGGCTAATCTCTCTACCAAACTTTCCAACTTGGTATCAGCTAAATTGAATGCATACGTGAAAAAGGTAGAAAAAGGAGAAAAAGCACTAAGATACGCACTTTCTAGAGAGTGGTCAGATGCATCTCCTAGAAGAATGGTGTATGTGTACCGTGGAATACTTGCTCCAGAGTATCAACAAATAGCACAGGCTGCCTCTGCACAGCAACGCGAAAAGCAGCAAACTTCGAATTCTGGTTCGAAGTTTAAGAAAGCTAACAACTCGTCTTTACAAAACTCTCCAACACCGGCATtacagcagcagcagtCAATAGATATAAATTCCACATTGGTTTATGAAAGAAACGTTGCTGCCTTTTCCCGGAATTTAGGCGTCTCCAATGCATTTTCAAACGCTATGTATGGAAATTCCGATTTAAATATTCCATACTCCACATCACCGCTATCCATGGCATTAGCCTCCAAGATGTCTCCTCAAGATGGCCCTACCAAGGAGTCTTCTTCCAATGAAACCAGCAAGAGAGATGCCACAACTGCCGGTATCGGTCCATCTTCCCCTCAAAAGAAGGCTAGGACAACGAACGGCTCTGCAATCTCCTCCCCTAACTCGAAGAACGTAGATCCCAGCTCTGCGTCCTCTCAAAATTATGTCACTGCCGCTGCAGCGGCACCCAGGCTATCCAAAATCTTGCCTTCCAAAGGTGTCCCGAAGTCAAACTTTAGTGTCGTCTCATCCTCCACTACCTCATCTCCACAATTTAATACAGTAAGCACTCCTGCTACAGTTATTGCTGCTTTGCATAAGGCTGTCATCATGCAGAAACCGATTACTGTTAAACTGGACATTAGCCAGCAATCCGAAGAGAAGAATATTTGGATTAAAACCATCAGATCTGGATTTATGACGCAGGAAATAGATTCTCCAGAATCTGTTACTGTGGATGAACTGGATGCACTTTTTGCCTAA
- the SNX3 gene encoding Snx3p (Syntenic homolog of Ashbya gossypii ADR390C; Syntenic homolog of Saccharomyces cerevisiae YOR357C (SNX3)), producing the protein MRQFQSFSTSIQAALSTPAASKASAGDQAGQARTTGPQPSSQPTSVGYEEPENFLEIEVLDPQTHFPSGDSTRGMYTDYVVVCRTNLPSFPKRFSQVRRRYSDFEFFKKCLFKELSMSSHPRVVIPSLPGKILLSRRFSDEAIEERRQGLARWLSSVAGHPLLQSGSRVLVRFLQDDSFTG; encoded by the coding sequence ATGAGGCAGTTTCAGTCTTTCAGCACGTCTATTCAGGCAGCTCTGAGCACGCCTGCAGCCTCAAAAGCCTCGGCGGGTGACCAGGCAGGCCAGGCGCGTACGACTGGCCCACAACCCTCGAGTCAGCCCACAAGCGTGGGCTACGAGGAGCCCGAAAACTTCCTCGAGATTGAAGTCCTGGATCCGCAGACCCACTTTCCTAGTGGCGACTCTACGCGTGGAATGTATACGGATTATGTTGTGGTATGTCGCACTAATCTACCTAGCTTTCCCAAACGCTTTTCCCAAGTAAGAAGACGCTACAGTGACTTCGAGTTCTTTAAAAAATGCCTTTTCAAAGAACTATCAATGTCGAGCCATCCAAGGGTCGTGATTCCCTCATTACCAGGCAAGATTCTTTTATCAAGACGGTTCAGCGACGAGGCAATTGAAGAGAGGAGACAGGGCCTAGCGCGGTGGTTGTCCAGTGTTGCTGGTCACCCGCTACTTCAAAGTGGGTCGCGCGTTCTGGTACGGTTTTTGCAGGACGATAGCTTTACAGGATAA
- the ERV46 gene encoding retrograde cargo receptor ERV46 (Syntenic homolog of Ashbya gossypii ADR389C; Syntenic homolog of Saccharomyces cerevisiae YAL042W (ERV46)): MPKSTLLSIDAFAKTEEDVRVRTRTGGFVTLACVLVTIMLLLKEWTQLHTVVHRPQLVLDRDRHLKLDLDLDITFPNMPCALLSLDIVDDSREIQLDLLDEGFTKTRLNSNGKAISTEEFNVHNDQVDSSQLPEDYCGPCYGARDQEGNANAAPKDRVCCQTCDDVRQAYAAKGWAFFDGNNVEQCEREGYVERLQRELHEGCRIRGKAQLNRIQGNIHFAPGRPIQVRRTHSHDSSLYAKYKHLNFNHIINHLAFGPPQKLDSNPTTGSPLDNHHAIVEQDPHSRIFSYFAKIVPTRFERLDGTVLETAEFSATAHDRPLSGGRDHDHPNTLHLSGGIPSITIYFEMSPLKVINREEHALSWSGFVLNCITSVGGVLAVGTVVDKLVYRAQRTIWNKKSR, translated from the coding sequence ATGCCTAAGTCTACTTTGCTCAGTATAGATGCGTTTGCCAAGACTGAGGAGGACGTCCGCGTGCGTACGCGGACTGGTGGGTTCGTTACGCTCGCTTGTGTGTTGGTGACAATTATGTTGTTGTTGAAAGAATGGACCCAATTACACACGGTAGTACATCGTCCGCAGCTGGTGTTGGACCGCGATCGTCATTTGAAGTTGGACCTGGACTTGGATATCACTTTTCCTAACATGCCATGTGCTCTGCTGAGCCTTGACATTGTCGACGATTCTAGAGAGATACAACTAGACCTACTGGACGAAGGTTTTACCAAGACTAGATTGAACAGTAACGGCAAGGCTATTAGTACCGAGGAATTTAACGTGCATAACGACCAGGTTGACTCTTCGCAGCTTCCAGAAGACTACTGTGGACCATGTTACGGTGCACGGGACCAAGAAGGTAATGCTAACGCTGCTCCAAAAGATCGTGTATGTTGTCAGACATGTGACGATGTGCGCCAGGCTTATGCTGCAAAGGGATGGGCGTTCTTCGATGGGAACAACGTGGAGCAGTGTGAGCGCGAGGGCTATGTAGAACGTTTGCAGCGGGAGTTACACGAGGGCTGCCGTATTCGCGGAAAAGCCCAATTGAACAGAATCCAGGGAAATATCCACTTTGCACCCGGAAGACCTATACAAGTTCGCCGGACTCACTCCCACGATTCGTCCCTATATGCGAAATATAAGCACCTGAACTTCAACCATATCATCAACCATCTCGCCTTCGGGCCACCCCAGAAACTGGACTCGAACCCTACCACCGGCAGTCCCCTCGATAACCACCATGCAATTGTCGAGCAGGATCCCCATTCCCGCATCTTTTCCTATTTTGCGAAGATCGTCCCTACGCGTTTCGAACGTCTAGACGGCACAGTCCTGGAAACCGCAGAATTCAGCGCCACCGCCCACGACCGCCCACTCTCAGGGGGGCGGGACCACGACCACCCAAACACGTTGCATTTGAGCGGAGGAATCCCAAGTATTACAATCTACTTCGAAATGTCGCCGTTAAAGGTTATCAACCGCGAAGAGCATGCTCTCTCGTGGTCGGGCTTCGTCCTCAACTGTATCACTAGTGTCGGCGGTGTCCTCGCAGTAGGTACAGTCGTCGACAAACTAGTCTACAGAGCTCAGCGGACAATATGGAACAAGAAATCACGCTAA
- the CIR2 gene encoding electron-transferring-flavoprotein dehydrogenase (Syntenic homolog of Ashbya gossypii ADR387W; Syntenic homolog of Saccharomyces cerevisiae YOR356W (CIR2)) produces the protein MLRLNIKRVFTNLNGNATIARRTLISSISRTHAAVQSVSRDAICVLEPCRSFSACAIGKRSEVPFEKMTEDEQMILTSEREIDNVDVCIVGGGPAGLATAIRLKQLDNEHGTGELRVVVLEKGSEIGSHIVSGVILENTALKELFPDSEYYDGDMHDIPLPHDLVTKVESEEMRYLIGNVAIPVPEPPEMVNKGKNYIASLSQVARWLGEKAEELGVEVYPGTAVSEVIYSEDGAAVRGVATKDMGISKSGRPKDQFERGMEFHARQTIFAEGCHGSLTKQVIKKFGLRDGRDNQTYGLGIKEVWEVKPENFKKGFVSHTVGYPLSNDLYGGGFQYHFGNNLVTVGIVVGLDYKNPWVSPYQEFQKMKHHQYYAKVLEGGKCVAYGARALNEGGLQSVPKLHFPGGCLVGASAGFMNVPKIKGTHTAMKTGMLAAEELFPILSKLPALGSEEADGTVEKPIDLASYEKAFKESWVYKELWRVRNVRPSFGSKLGSMGGLAYSALDTFILRGRGGWTFRHHESDAYITKPASEYKKIEYPSPDGKLSFDILTSVSRTGTYHDEDEKCHLRVPEQDMVKHTGIAYPKWQGVESRFCPAGVYEYVEDETSPLKVRFQINSQNCIHCKTCDIKSPTQDINWEVPEGSTGPKYSLT, from the coding sequence ATGTTAAGACTTAATATTAAGAGGGTATTTACTAATCTTAACGGTAATGCAACAATAGCTCGAAGAACTTTGATCAGTAGCATTTCACGGACTCATGCCGCTGTGCAATCTGTTTCTAGGGACGCAATATGCGTTTTAGAACCTTGCAGGTCTTTTTCTGCTTGTGCTATTGGTAAAAGGTCGGAAGTTCCTTTTGAAAAGATGACAGAAGATGAGCAGATGATCTTAACTTCTGAACGTGAAATTGATAATGTTGACGTTTGTATTGTAGGTGGCGGGCCAGCAGGTTTAGCAACAGCTATACGTTTAAAACAGCTGGATAACGAGCATGGAACTGGGGAGCTAAGAGTTGTAGTACTTGAGAAGGGTTCCGAAATAGGATCTCACATTGTATCTGGAGTTATTCTAGAAAACACAGCTTTGAAGGAGCTATTTCCTGATAGCGAGTACTATGATGGAGATATGCATGATATTCCTTTACCTCATGACTTGGTCACTAAGGTGGAATCCGAAGAAATGAGGTATTTGATTGGTAATGTTGCAATCCCTGTACCTGAACCACCGGAGATGGTTAACAAAGGCAAGAATTATATTGCTTCATTATCCCAGGTTGCAAGATGGCTTGGCGAGAAAGCTGAGGAACTAGGAGTCGAGGTTTATCCTGGTACCGCAGTGTCCGAAGTCATTTATTCTGAAGATGGTGCTGCCGTGCGTGGTGTCGCTACTAAGGATATGGGTATATCCAAATCAGGTAGACCAAAGGATCAGTTTGAAAGAGGTATGGAATTTCATGCTAGACAAACAATTTTTGCGGAGGGCTGCCATGGATCACTGACGAAACAGGTGATTAAGAAATTTGGTTTAAGAGATGGTAGAGACAATCAAACTTACGGTTTAGGTATAAAGGAAGTTTGGGAGGTTAAACCTGAGAATTTTAAAAAGGGATTTGTTTCCCATACAGTAGGTTATCCCCTATCGAATGATTTGTACGGAGGTGGCTTCCAGTATCATTTTGGAAACAACCTTGTAACTGTTGGGATAGTTGTTGGGTTGGATTATAAAAACCCTTGGGTATCACCTTACCAAGAGTTCCAAAAAATGAAGCATCATCAATATTACGCTAAGGTTTTAGAAGGCGGTAAATGTGTTGCATATGGTGCCCGTGCCTTGAATGAGGGTGGGTTGCAGTCTGTTCCAAAGTTGCATTTCCCCGGTGGTTGTTTGGTCGGTGCATCCGCAGGTTTCATGAATGTGCCTAAGATTAAAGGTACTCATACTGCGATGAAGACTGGTATGTTAGCGGCCGAAGAGTTGTTTCCTATTTTATCCAAGTTGCCTGCATTAGGATCAGAAGAAGCAGACGGAACAGTTGAGAAACCAATAGATCTGGCATCTTATGAGAAGGCCTTCAAAGAGTCGTGGGTCTATAAGGAATTATGGAGAGTTCGTAATGTTAGACCTTCTTTTGGTAGTAAACTTGGATCAATGGGTGGGCTCGCATATAGCGCTTTGGATACCTTTATTTTGAGAGGCCGCGGTGGATGGACTTTCCGTCATCACGAATCAGATGCTTATATCACTAAACCAGCATCCGAATATAAGAAGATAGAATATCCATCACCTGATGGGAAGCTATCATTTGATATTCTAACATCAGTGTCAAGAACAGGTACTTATCacgatgaagatgaaaagTGTCATTTGAGGGTCCCAGAACAGGATATGGTAAAGCATACAGGAATTGCGTATCCTAAATGGCAAGGTGTGGAATCAAGGTTTTGTCCTGCCGGGGTCTACGAGTATGTTGAAGACGAAACGTCTCCCTTAAAGGTTAGGTTCCAAATAAACTCGCAAAACTGTATACATTGCAAAACTTGTGATATTAAGTCCCCAACCCAAGACATAAATTGGGAAGTCCCTGAAGGTTCCACTGGACCCAAGTACAGTTTGACCTGA